The DNA window AGTTTCTTCTTCAATCTCTCCAGTTTTATGTCGAAATCATCCGGCAGTTCCCCCTTATCCTTGACAATAACGTAATTCGGATATTCTGTCATCGCCTCGGATACCGTCTTTCGCGTAGCCGCGAGGTGCTGAAGTACAAGTGCCATTCCAACCAGTGAATCGCGGCCGTAGTGAGAGGCAGGCAGTATGACGCCACCGTTTCCCTCGCCACCGGCAACAGCATGTTTCCGCCGCATAACATCAACAACATTGGCCTCGCCGACCTTCGATCTTAGAAACTTGCATCCAAATTGCTCAGCGACATCCTGGCACATACGGGAGGTCGACATGTTGACCACAACCGGCCCTCGCTTGTGAGACAAGACCGCATAGAGCGCCAATGCGAGTGTATGCTCCTCACCTATAGCAACTCCCTTTTCGGATACAATCGCCAGCCTGTCAGCATCCGGGTCGAGTGCGAATCCTATGTCGGCTTTCTCCTGCTTAACCCTCTTCTTCAACTGGCCGAGATTTTTCGGAAGCGGTTCCGGACCGCGCGGGAATCTGCCATCGGGAATATCATTTATGGCTATAACCCGACACCCGAGTCGCCTGAGGAGTTCCGGTCCCGCATGCGATCCGGCTCCATTGACACAGTCGATCACAACTTTGAATTTGCGCGAGCGAATCTTTCGCGGCTGGATGAACTTCAGCTTCATGACCGTCTTGATGTGCATGCCTATTGCCGAGTCATCGCGGGTAAGCTTGCCAACCTTCCGCCAATCCTCCAACGTCTGCAGCGGCATTGCAAGAACGCGCCGAAAGACCTCGTACTGCGTCGGCGTGACGAACTCTCCCTTATCATTGAATAGCTTCAGACCGTTCCATTCGAGCGGATTGTGGCTCGCGGTGACACCAATCCCGCCTCGTGCTCTATTATGCCTGATAGCTATACCGATAGTCGGCGTCGGGCAGATTCCTATGTCGATAACATCGCATCCCGCAGAGAGCAACCCCGCCACAGCGGCGCTCTTAAGTGCGTCGTGCGAAGTCCGCGTGTCTCCGCCGACGATAACCTTCCCCCCACCGAGAAACGCACCGAGAGCGAGACCGTATTGCAGCGCGAGGTGCGGAGTCATGGATTCGCCGATAATCCCACGGGCACCGGAAATGCTCTCGATTAAATTCTTCCCCATATTGTTGCTCTCACCTGTTTGATTCGAATCTATACTTAGTTAATCGTCAATATATAGACTCACCAACGTCTATTGCAACACAATTCACAGATTCACAAATGCTGCAAGCGACTTCACAAGTCCGGACAAGTGTGCAAGCCATAGCACACAGTCTAATGCTTTTGAATAAAGCGGCTTAGGCCAAGAGGCACTTACCAACCCGCAATGGCACGCTTTTTGAGCCTAGCACTTATGTCATGAACAAAGAGAATTCCACATCAAGCCCCAGAGGCGGTGAAATAGTGAAAAAGGCGGCCATAATTACACTGATTTTGCTG is part of the Candidatus Zixiibacteriota bacterium genome and encodes:
- the glmM gene encoding phosphoglucosamine mutase — encoded protein: MGKNLIESISGARGIIGESMTPHLALQYGLALGAFLGGGKVIVGGDTRTSHDALKSAAVAGLLSAGCDVIDIGICPTPTIGIAIRHNRARGGIGVTASHNPLEWNGLKLFNDKGEFVTPTQYEVFRRVLAMPLQTLEDWRKVGKLTRDDSAIGMHIKTVMKLKFIQPRKIRSRKFKVVIDCVNGAGSHAGPELLRRLGCRVIAINDIPDGRFPRGPEPLPKNLGQLKKRVKQEKADIGFALDPDADRLAIVSEKGVAIGEEHTLALALYAVLSHKRGPVVVNMSTSRMCQDVAEQFGCKFLRSKVGEANVVDVMRRKHAVAGGEGNGGVILPASHYGRDSLVGMALVLQHLAATRKTVSEAMTEYPNYVIVKDKGELPDDFDIKLERLKKKLTDVTINEADGIRIDYPDSWVHIRMSNTEPIYRLISEALTKKRAVGLIDMVNDLFS